In Candidatus Auribacterota bacterium, one DNA window encodes the following:
- a CDS encoding cupin domain-containing protein, with amino-acid sequence MEQVNENGREYRKGDSGPKYLMRGPRIEWGIIRLKPGEEMGAHGHREVEETFFFFDGEPTLIVDGKNHEVREGDVFRLNPGEMHNIINDTGQAVRVIFIKTPFLPEDKITGR; translated from the coding sequence ATGGAACAGGTCAATGAAAATGGGAGAGAATATCGAAAGGGGGACTCAGGTCCCAAGTATCTCATGCGCGGTCCCCGCATCGAGTGGGGGATCATCAGGTTGAAGCCGGGGGAGGAGATGGGCGCTCACGGGCACAGGGAGGTTGAGGAAACCTTCTTTTTCTTCGATGGGGAGCCCACGCTCATCGTTGACGGTAAAAACCATGAGGTGCGGGAGGGTGACGTATTTCGGCTCAACCCCGGCGAGATGCACAACATCATAAACGATACCGGCCAGGCCGTGCGCGTCATCTTCATTAAAACACCCTTCCTACCGGAAGACAAAATTACGGGGCGCTGA